One window of the Syngnathoides biaculeatus isolate LvHL_M chromosome 11, ASM1980259v1, whole genome shotgun sequence genome contains the following:
- the simc1 gene encoding SUMO-interacting motif-containing protein 1 has product MKTVIISSSSSSDCDSDEDDSDVEFVCSYHISATETQSRTAGRADVRGASINPVVSVGKKESTQMCPEVKLHENQTDFYATSLKKRGQEEENAPRTTSNISNEPDLHTHASSEEDYGNLKPKSEAISFQFETELHSRVHVPEKMHTLEMGEREGPHSGQKSSVCFNEDIIHTLQCPGQLQGTRVDKMDDVSSSQHVPSSWQGTEDVTDAKSNSFDPLTQSIAVDYVRSKSEDLEDFWANGDEADIDSPPHFMWQEESNEEGNPEFEFRGGSQNGWNFVCPVMFQRLIDGLAHTLVPEENVNCETSKVECQQRLSLVYITMDENYHEGTLQLLSGLLRPGYGPPKDVMSHLLSGILLDPLCPHDLCVQAWNLLMMAQRYHLVDKNTVPWSWEMLTSVMSSQDKEKNHRPEVVRMLLEYIVQTLEDDFSYNKSRSIHHSIAKATLSCNQLFPQVQDVIQWLISAVIKSTQCGESSEAGREKDEHIRIVSILQRMLCLALEVDCSPALTAPKLSQELFFALISTEHQRAQRLLLLNSLQSNLLRMKLLERLLNYACLHKTPLPMSFSRLLYFLENCTLAADPTDNGECWKKWEELVQHLWMLLVSYDASIKGYLYGSVNNQKTLAGSLVYKPDDTLTKAAICEAVEAFLARSQADVGQALPPHVEESLTYLQDFLLDVCE; this is encoded by the exons GTTTCAGTTGGAAAGAAAGAATCAACCCAGATGTGTCCAGAGGTTAAGTTGCATGAAAACCAGACAGACTTCTATGCGACCAGTTTGAAGAAGCGTGGACAAGAGGAGGAGAATGCACCGAGAACAACATcgaacatttcaaatgaaccGGATTTACATACACACGCATCATCTGAGGAGGACTATGGGAACTTGAAGCCAAAATCAGAAGCGATATCTTTTCAGTTCGAAACAGAACTTCATTCCAGAGTACATGTAccagaaaaaatgcacactcTAGAAATGGGAGAAAGAGAAGGCCCACATTCAGGACAGAAATCTTCTGTTTGCTTCAATGAGGATATCATTCATACGTTACAGTGTCctggacaactacagggaactcGTGTAGACAAAATGGATGACGTGTCTTCATCGCAGCACGTCCCCTCTTCATGGCAGGGGACAGAAGATGTGACTGATGCGAAGTCAAATAGCTTTGATCCCCTTACCCAGAGCATTGCGGTTGACTATGTAAGGTCGAAAAGCGAGGACTTGGAAGACTTTTGGGCAAATGGAGATGAAGCAGATATAGACAGTCCACCACATTTCATGTGGCAAGAGGAGAGTAATGAAGAAGGGAATCCTGAATTTGAATTCAGGGGGGGCAGTcagaatggatggaattttgtgTGCCCTGTTATGTTCCAGAGATTAATTGATGGATTAGCACACACCCTG GTGCCTGAGGAGAATGTGAACTGTGAAACCTCAAAGGTGGAATGCCAGCAAAGGCTCAGCCTAGTTTATATCACCATGGACGAAAACTACCATGAAGGCACCTTGCAGCTGTTGTCGGGCCTCCTCCGTCCTGGCTATGGTCCCCCCAAGGATGTTATGTCCCACTTGCTAAGTGGCATCCTGCTTGACCCACTGTGTCCACATGACCTTTGTGTACAGGCCTGGAATCTGTTGATGATGGCACAAAG ATACCACCTGGTTGATAAAAACACAGTTCCATGGAGCTGGGAGATGTTGACTTCAGTCATGTCCAGTCAG GACAAGGAAAAGAACCATCGACCGGAGGTGGTGCGTATGCTCCTGGAGTATATTGTGCAGACTTTAGAGGATGACTTCTCTTACAACAAGTCTAGGTCTATCCATCACTCCATAGCAAAAGCTACATTGTCATGCAATCAGCTCTTCCCACAAGTACA GGATGTTATCCAGTGGCTAATTTCTGCCGTCATCAAATCGACTCAATGTGGAGAGAGTAGTGAAGCTGGCAGGGAAAAAGATGAACATATCAG AATTGTGTCCATTCTCCAGCGGATGTTGTGTCTCGCTTTAGAAGTAGATTGCTCTCCTGCACTAACCGCACCAAAGTTGTCTCAGGAGCTCTTTTTCGCACTCATCAGCACCGAGCACCAACGAGCACAGAG ACTACTGCTGCTGAACAGTCTGCAGAGCAACCTGCTGAGAATGAAGCTGCTGGAACGTCTGCTGAACTACGCGTGTCTGCACAAAACACCTTTGCCCATGTCGTTCAGTCGCTTGCTGTACTTTTTAGAGAACTGCACATTGGCTGCAGACCCAACG GATAATGGTGAGTGTTGGAAGAAATGGGAAGAGTTGGTTCAACACCTTTGGATGTTGCTAGTCAGCTATGACGCATCTATAAAAG GATATCTGTACGGCTCAGTCAACAACCAAAAAACCCTGGCTGGCTCCTTGGTTTACAAACCCgatgatacgctaacaaaggcGGCCATTTGTGAAGCCGTGGAGGCCTTCCTCGCAAGATCCCAGGCAGACGTCGGTCAAGCGTTGCCTCCTCACGTGGAGGAGTCCCTCACTTACTTACAGGACTTCCTGCTAGATGTCTGTGAATAA